In one window of Trueperaceae bacterium DNA:
- the nuoD gene encoding NADH dehydrogenase (quinone) subunit D, with translation MSPQAPTRAEVLREERHGDFDTKLMRINVGPVHPATHGVLRLVVDLDGETVMGATPRIGYLHTGFEKTMEHRTWQQVVTYTNRMDYAHALGHDLAYVLAAEKLLDARVPERAQRIRVLLTELNRIASHLLGLGTGLLDMGALTPFFYTMRERERILDLLEMVSGVRMNYGYFRVGGLSRDLPDGFEAKVQAFIDDFPAALEQYFAMFLENEIWLNRTRGVGVVSRETALEVGLTGPSARASGLDVDLRRDAPYSGYEDYAFEVPVAEEGDAYQRFVVRGEEMQQSLRIVQQALTRLEPGPIRDPDRRISLPERHELETSMEAVIFHFKLVTEGFHPPMGEVYVGTESARGELGYYLVSDGGSMPYRVKVRTPSLPNIQAIEPASIGGTFADMVVNIATMDPVMGDVDK, from the coding sequence ATGAGTCCGCAGGCCCCCACCCGCGCCGAGGTGCTGCGCGAGGAGCGGCACGGCGACTTCGACACGAAGCTCATGCGCATCAACGTCGGGCCGGTCCACCCCGCCACGCACGGCGTGCTGCGCCTCGTCGTCGACCTCGACGGCGAGACCGTCATGGGGGCGACCCCGCGCATCGGGTACCTCCACACCGGCTTCGAGAAGACGATGGAGCACCGTACCTGGCAGCAGGTCGTGACCTACACGAACCGCATGGATTACGCCCACGCCCTCGGGCACGACCTCGCCTACGTCCTCGCCGCGGAGAAGCTCCTGGACGCCCGCGTCCCCGAACGCGCGCAACGCATCCGCGTGCTGCTCACGGAACTCAACCGCATCGCCAGCCACCTGCTGGGGCTCGGGACCGGCCTGCTCGACATGGGGGCGCTCACGCCGTTCTTCTACACGATGCGCGAACGCGAACGCATCCTCGACCTGCTCGAGATGGTCAGCGGCGTACGCATGAACTACGGCTACTTCCGCGTCGGGGGGCTGTCGCGCGACCTGCCCGACGGCTTCGAAGCGAAGGTGCAGGCGTTCATCGACGACTTCCCCGCCGCGCTCGAGCAGTACTTCGCGATGTTCCTCGAGAACGAGATTTGGCTCAACCGCACGCGCGGGGTCGGCGTCGTCTCCCGCGAAACCGCCCTCGAGGTCGGCCTCACCGGGCCGTCGGCGCGGGCGTCGGGCCTCGACGTCGACCTGCGCCGCGACGCGCCGTACTCCGGCTACGAGGACTACGCCTTCGAGGTCCCCGTCGCGGAGGAGGGGGACGCCTACCAGCGCTTCGTCGTCCGCGGCGAGGAGATGCAGCAGAGCCTGCGCATCGTCCAGCAGGCGCTCACGCGGCTCGAGCCCGGCCCGATCCGCGATCCCGACCGACGCATCAGCCTGCCCGAACGCCACGAACTCGAGACGAGCATGGAGGCGGTCATCTTCCACTTCAAGCTCGTGACCGAGGGGTTCCACCCGCCCATGGGCGAGGTGTACGTCGGGACCGAATCGGCGCGCGGCGAGCTGGGGTACTACCTCGTCAGCGACGGCGGCAGCATGCCGTACCGCGTGAAGGTCCGCACCCCCAGCCTCCCGAACATCCAAGCGATCGAGCCCGCCTCGATCGGCGGGACGTTCGCCGACATGGTCGTCAACATCGCCACGATGGACCCGGTGATGGGGGACGTGGACAAGTGA
- a CDS encoding NAD(P)H-dependent oxidoreductase subunit E: protein MIELSTVRPFFEDKPDVLQEILGRYPDYGRRSALMPLLWEVQRAERYVSEARIAEIADILDLTATEVRGVMSFYSTYHGDPVGRYHLQVCATLSCKLAGADELADHLEDTLGLVPGETDAEGRFSLQKVECLGSCTTAPVLQINDAYYERVGRADVDALINAMKHDALPEPARVRAGDNEGYGAGGPPAAPTGPTAPTDPTGPTDPTRPADAGEEDA from the coding sequence ATGATCGAACTCTCGACCGTCCGCCCGTTCTTCGAGGACAAACCCGACGTCCTTCAGGAGATCCTCGGGCGCTACCCCGACTACGGCCGCCGCAGCGCCCTCATGCCGCTGTTGTGGGAGGTGCAGCGCGCGGAACGCTACGTCAGCGAAGCGCGCATCGCGGAGATCGCCGACATCCTCGACCTCACCGCGACCGAGGTGCGCGGCGTCATGAGCTTCTACAGCACCTACCACGGGGACCCGGTCGGCCGGTACCACCTGCAGGTGTGCGCGACGCTGTCGTGCAAGCTCGCCGGCGCCGACGAACTGGCCGACCACCTCGAGGACACCCTCGGGCTGGTGCCGGGCGAGACCGACGCGGAAGGGCGCTTCAGCCTGCAGAAGGTCGAGTGCCTCGGCTCCTGCACCACCGCGCCGGTCCTGCAGATCAACGACGCGTACTACGAGCGGGTCGGCCGCGCCGACGTCGACGCGCTGATCAACGCGATGAAGCATGACGCGCTCCCCGAGCCCGCGCGGGTCCGCGCGGGCGACAACGAGGGGTACGGCGCCGGCGGTCCGCCCGCCGCCCCCACCGGCCCGACCGCCCCCACCGACCCCACCGGCCCCACCGACCCCACCCGCCCCGCCGACGCGGGGGAGGAGGACGCATGA
- the nuoF gene encoding NADH-quinone oxidoreductase subunit NuoF: protein MSGSVTPTQDRVTSRRDPRFEVTLYAYVGVEGAHALDAYLERGGYDAARTALAMEPGEVVDRVKASGLRGRGGAGFPAGVKWSFMPPPDGRDRYVVCNADESEPGSCKDRYLMEDDPHQLIEGMMIAGWAIQASTGVIYVRGEYHHAYERLRGAMEEARERGILGRGVLGTDFDFDLILHRGAGAYICGEETALMNSFEGLRANPRLKPPFPAQAGVYGRPTTINNVTTLASVVHVVAKGADWFASMGTDDSKGIHHAQVSGAVARPGVFEVPLGITYREIIHDLAGGPVGPAKAFIPGGTSCPLLPFDDAHLDLPMEYAAMADAGTMMGTGGVIVIPQDQCIVDAMYNVVRFYAHESCGKCTPCREGVATWLPKMYQKLLAGLGTPEDVDLIEDMVKNLRGTAFCPLADAAAWPVQKSLELFREEYEHLAHHGTPLYPKKDRWSA, encoded by the coding sequence ATGAGCGGCTCCGTCACGCCCACCCAGGACCGCGTCACCAGCCGCCGCGACCCGCGGTTCGAGGTGACGCTCTACGCCTACGTCGGGGTGGAGGGCGCCCACGCGCTCGACGCCTACCTCGAGCGCGGCGGCTACGACGCCGCCCGCACCGCGCTGGCGATGGAGCCCGGCGAGGTCGTCGACCGCGTCAAGGCCTCCGGCCTCCGCGGGCGCGGCGGGGCGGGCTTCCCCGCCGGCGTCAAGTGGTCGTTCATGCCGCCCCCCGACGGGCGCGACCGCTACGTCGTCTGCAACGCCGACGAGTCCGAACCGGGCTCCTGCAAGGACCGCTACCTCATGGAGGACGACCCGCACCAGCTCATCGAGGGGATGATGATCGCCGGGTGGGCCATCCAGGCCTCCACCGGCGTGATCTACGTTCGCGGGGAGTACCACCACGCCTACGAACGCCTCCGCGGCGCGATGGAGGAGGCCCGCGAGCGCGGGATCCTCGGGCGGGGGGTGCTGGGCACCGACTTCGATTTCGACCTGATCCTCCACCGCGGCGCCGGCGCCTACATCTGCGGCGAGGAGACGGCGCTCATGAACTCCTTCGAGGGGCTTCGCGCCAACCCCCGCCTCAAGCCGCCGTTCCCGGCGCAGGCCGGCGTCTACGGTCGCCCCACCACCATCAACAACGTCACCACCCTCGCCAGCGTCGTGCACGTCGTCGCCAAGGGCGCCGACTGGTTCGCCTCCATGGGCACCGACGACTCCAAGGGCATCCACCACGCCCAGGTGTCCGGCGCCGTGGCGCGCCCCGGCGTGTTCGAGGTGCCGCTCGGCATCACCTACCGCGAGATCATCCACGACCTCGCCGGCGGGCCGGTCGGGCCGGCGAAGGCGTTCATCCCCGGCGGCACCAGCTGTCCGCTGCTGCCGTTCGACGACGCCCACCTCGACCTCCCCATGGAGTACGCCGCGATGGCGGACGCCGGCACGATGATGGGGACCGGCGGCGTCATCGTCATCCCCCAGGACCAGTGCATCGTCGACGCGATGTACAACGTCGTCCGCTTCTACGCGCACGAGTCGTGCGGCAAGTGCACCCCCTGCCGCGAGGGCGTCGCGACGTGGCTGCCGAAGATGTACCAGAAGCTCCTCGCGGGGCTCGGCACGCCCGAGGACGTCGACCTCATCGAGGACATGGTGAAGAACCTGCGCGGGACCGCCTTCTGCCCCCTCGCCGACGCCGCGGCCTGGCCGGTGCAGAAGAGCCTCGAGCTGTTCCGCGAGGAGTACGAACACCTCGCGCACCACGGCACCCCGCTGTACCCGAAGAAGGACCGGTGGTCGGCGTGA
- the nuoG gene encoding NADH-quinone oxidoreductase subunit NuoG yields the protein MKIHVNDVELDVAPGTSVIDAVFAAGYDVPYFCSQEYMSPIGACRMCLAQVGAPRKDRATGEWILDEATGEAKVFWFPNPMATCTTQVMEGMVVDTLSKEVKRAQNGMVEFTLVNHPLDCPTCDKGGACELQDRAYEYGTGESRFVFDKRHQEKHHALSEAITLDRERCIHCKRCVRYFEEVPGDEVLDFIERGGHTYIGTLEDGLPSPFSGNITDICPVGALLDATSRFRGRNWEYHHTDTTSLDDPSGAALRIDARTGRIERIKAGLNDDVNKTWIDDGTRFGHEYADHPDRITLPMVRRDGRLEPVGWSEAMRVMQEKLAGVDPKAIGVALRADATLEEGVAAQALAEHLGTGRLDHAPRPAASVLPGGAPATLRDVATSDGLLVLGDPTHEAAIVDLRIKDALKGVPPADLLPHGVPIADLRLTERMPRRTEILTVVAPYRTDLMKHAGRAVTIPAGGEAAWLDALTALAHARAEARTAGDAGKAADAAADAWDDAVGMSAADAAALLDALAAADAPVLIWGGFVSADPAADAAARALAQAVGAKTLILGPMANAAGLERIGVGPSHDRYAYAPASPDVRAWILSELDPALDPAVANRFAELDALIVHASFPNATTALADVVLPAVTGYEKEGTTLNAEGRLLPVRAAPVEAGAATDLTGVVKAYGEAVGVRLEGRSVRSARRVLEKRLDVDLADLPSSGRLLPGAPAPTRRARPLVRTPEASGSALVVPSLVRIEHLERNPTLLREHGGPALRLHPADAHAHGLTRGEVVTVPVGGIPRRLVVAPDDGVPEGTWLVPTLPDQPVGLHALDLGALQRERGETAEVA from the coding sequence GTGAAGATCCACGTCAACGACGTCGAACTCGACGTCGCGCCCGGCACCAGCGTCATCGACGCGGTGTTCGCCGCCGGGTACGACGTCCCCTACTTCTGCAGCCAGGAGTACATGTCGCCCATCGGCGCCTGCCGCATGTGCCTCGCGCAGGTCGGCGCGCCCCGCAAGGACCGCGCGACCGGCGAATGGATCCTCGACGAAGCGACCGGCGAAGCGAAGGTCTTCTGGTTCCCGAACCCCATGGCGACCTGCACCACGCAGGTGATGGAGGGCATGGTCGTCGACACCCTCTCGAAGGAGGTCAAGCGCGCGCAGAACGGGATGGTCGAGTTCACCCTCGTCAACCACCCGCTCGACTGCCCGACGTGCGACAAGGGCGGCGCCTGCGAACTGCAGGACCGCGCCTACGAGTACGGGACCGGCGAGAGCCGCTTCGTGTTCGACAAGCGCCACCAGGAGAAGCACCACGCGCTCAGCGAAGCGATCACCCTCGACCGCGAACGCTGCATCCACTGCAAACGCTGCGTGCGGTACTTCGAGGAGGTCCCCGGCGACGAGGTCCTCGACTTCATCGAGCGCGGCGGGCACACCTACATCGGGACGCTCGAGGACGGCCTCCCCAGCCCCTTCTCCGGCAACATCACCGACATCTGCCCCGTCGGGGCGCTGCTCGACGCCACCAGCCGCTTCCGGGGGCGCAACTGGGAGTACCACCACACCGACACCACCAGCCTCGACGATCCGTCCGGCGCGGCGCTCCGCATCGACGCGCGCACCGGCCGCATCGAACGCATCAAGGCCGGCCTGAACGACGACGTCAACAAGACCTGGATCGACGACGGCACCCGCTTCGGGCACGAGTACGCCGACCACCCCGACCGCATCACCCTCCCGATGGTGCGGCGCGACGGGCGCCTCGAACCGGTCGGCTGGAGCGAAGCGATGCGCGTGATGCAGGAGAAACTCGCCGGCGTCGACCCCAAGGCGATCGGCGTCGCCCTCCGCGCCGACGCCACCCTCGAGGAGGGCGTCGCCGCCCAGGCGCTGGCGGAGCACCTCGGCACCGGCCGCCTCGATCACGCCCCCCGCCCCGCCGCCTCGGTCCTGCCCGGCGGCGCCCCCGCCACGCTGCGCGACGTCGCGACCTCCGACGGCCTGCTGGTGCTCGGCGACCCGACGCACGAAGCGGCGATCGTCGACCTGCGCATCAAGGACGCCCTCAAGGGCGTGCCCCCCGCCGACCTGCTCCCGCACGGCGTCCCCATCGCCGACCTGCGCCTCACCGAACGCATGCCGCGCAGGACGGAGATCCTCACCGTCGTCGCGCCCTACCGCACCGACCTCATGAAGCACGCCGGCCGCGCCGTCACGATCCCCGCAGGCGGCGAAGCGGCGTGGCTGGACGCCCTCACCGCGCTGGCGCACGCCCGCGCCGAAGCGCGGACCGCCGGCGACGCCGGCAAAGCCGCGGACGCCGCCGCCGACGCGTGGGACGACGCGGTCGGCATGAGCGCCGCGGACGCCGCCGCCCTCCTCGACGCGCTCGCCGCCGCCGACGCCCCCGTCCTGATCTGGGGCGGCTTCGTGAGCGCCGACCCCGCCGCCGACGCCGCCGCCCGCGCCCTCGCCCAGGCGGTCGGCGCGAAGACCCTGATCCTCGGCCCGATGGCGAACGCCGCCGGCCTCGAGCGGATCGGCGTCGGACCCAGCCACGACCGCTACGCCTACGCGCCCGCCTCCCCCGACGTGCGCGCCTGGATCCTCAGCGAGCTCGATCCCGCCCTCGACCCCGCCGTCGCGAACCGCTTCGCGGAGCTCGACGCGTTGATCGTGCACGCGTCGTTCCCGAACGCCACGACGGCGCTCGCCGACGTGGTGCTGCCCGCCGTCACCGGCTACGAGAAGGAGGGCACCACCCTCAACGCCGAGGGGCGCCTCCTACCGGTCCGCGCCGCCCCGGTCGAGGCGGGCGCCGCGACCGACCTCACCGGCGTCGTCAAGGCGTACGGCGAAGCGGTCGGCGTGCGGCTCGAGGGACGCAGCGTCCGCAGCGCCCGCCGCGTCCTCGAGAAACGGCTGGACGTCGACCTCGCCGACCTGCCCTCCAGCGGTCGGCTCCTGCCGGGCGCCCCGGCCCCGACCCGCCGCGCCCGTCCGCTCGTCCGCACGCCGGAGGCGTCCGGGTCGGCGCTGGTCGTACCCAGCCTGGTGCGCATCGAGCACCTCGAGCGCAACCCGACCCTGCTGCGCGAGCACGGCGGTCCGGCGCTCCGCCTGCACCCCGCCGACGCGCACGCGCACGGCCTCACCCGCGGCGAGGTCGTCACCGTCCCCGTCGGCGGGATCCCCCGCCGCCTCGTCGTCGCCCCCGACGACGGCGTGCCGGAGGGCACCTGGCTGGTGCCGACGCTGCCCGACCAGCCGGTCGGCCTGCACGCCCTCGACCTGGGGGCGCTGCAGCGCGAGCGGGGCGAAACGGCGGAGGTGGCCTAG
- a CDS encoding complex I subunit 1 family protein — protein sequence MDPLGVIFGKALVMSVLLLGGFAYLTWLQRRLLARFQHRIGPNRTGWEGLLQPIADAIKMIFKQDVTPTHADKVVFILAPGISVVFALVAFGAIPAGPANSLFGLDPWIVDLDIGLLYVLATTSIGVYGIFLGGWAANSKYSLLGSLRSSAQIISYELGLGLSVLSVIMIAGTLNLREIVEINVWSVSPLLWPGLIVALFAFWISATAEVSNVPFDLPEAEQELVAGYITEYSSLKFALFFMAEYVGMITASAFISTLFLGGWKGPGFVDALIPGMSEWPFVWLFAKIFVLLTIFIWLQASLMRFRYDQLMRFGWVWLFEIALGAALVTGAVIAFVL from the coding sequence GTGGATCCCCTGGGGGTGATCTTCGGCAAGGCGCTCGTCATGAGCGTCCTGCTGCTCGGCGGGTTCGCCTACCTGACGTGGCTGCAACGCCGCCTCCTGGCGCGCTTCCAGCACCGCATCGGGCCCAACCGCACCGGGTGGGAGGGCCTCCTACAACCGATCGCCGACGCGATCAAGATGATCTTCAAGCAGGACGTCACCCCCACGCACGCCGACAAGGTCGTCTTCATCCTCGCGCCCGGCATCAGCGTCGTGTTCGCCCTCGTCGCCTTCGGCGCGATCCCCGCCGGCCCCGCCAACTCGCTGTTCGGGCTCGACCCCTGGATCGTCGACCTCGACATCGGCCTGCTGTACGTCCTCGCGACCACCTCGATCGGCGTCTACGGCATCTTCCTCGGCGGGTGGGCCGCGAACAGCAAGTACTCCCTTCTCGGCTCCCTGCGCAGCTCCGCGCAGATCATCAGCTACGAGTTGGGGCTCGGCCTGTCGGTGCTCAGCGTCATCATGATCGCCGGCACCCTCAACCTCCGCGAGATCGTCGAGATCAACGTCTGGTCGGTCAGTCCCCTGCTCTGGCCGGGGTTGATCGTGGCGTTGTTCGCCTTCTGGATCAGCGCCACCGCCGAGGTCTCCAACGTCCCCTTCGACCTGCCCGAAGCGGAGCAGGAGCTCGTCGCGGGCTACATCACCGAGTACTCCAGCCTCAAGTTCGCGCTGTTCTTCATGGCGGAGTACGTCGGCATGATCACCGCGTCGGCGTTCATCAGCACCCTGTTCCTCGGCGGGTGGAAGGGCCCCGGCTTCGTCGACGCCCTCATCCCCGGCATGAGCGAGTGGCCGTTCGTCTGGCTGTTCGCCAAGATCTTCGTGCTGCTCACGATCTTCATTTGGCTGCAGGCGTCCCTGATGCGCTTTCGCTACGACCAACTCATGCGCTTCGGGTGGGTGTGGCTGTTCGAGATCGCGCTCGGGGCGGCCCTCGTGACGGGAGCGGTGATCGCCTTTGTTCTCTGA
- the nuoI gene encoding NADH-quinone oxidoreductase subunit NuoI, protein MSVLGIAKGMGVTLSHLFKKPVTVQYPEEKVDVQARFRGRHHLLRHPDTGLEKCIGCSLCAAACPAYAIYVEAAENDPHDPTSAGERYASIYEINMLRCIFCGFCEEACPTGAIVLGHEFELADFRYENFVYGKDDMLVGVKGSKWQRREAEREGRDVELGLAPTSRPELEGVDY, encoded by the coding sequence ATGAGCGTACTCGGCATCGCCAAAGGGATGGGCGTCACCCTGTCCCACCTGTTCAAGAAGCCCGTCACGGTGCAGTACCCGGAGGAGAAGGTCGACGTCCAGGCCCGCTTCCGGGGCCGCCACCACCTGCTTCGCCACCCCGACACGGGCCTCGAGAAGTGCATCGGCTGCAGCCTCTGCGCCGCCGCCTGCCCCGCCTACGCGATCTACGTCGAGGCGGCGGAGAACGACCCCCATGACCCCACCAGCGCCGGGGAGCGCTACGCCTCGATCTACGAGATCAACATGCTGCGCTGCATCTTCTGCGGCTTCTGCGAGGAGGCCTGCCCGACCGGCGCGATCGTGCTGGGGCACGAGTTCGAACTCGCCGACTTCCGCTACGAGAACTTCGTCTACGGCAAGGACGACATGCTGGTCGGCGTCAAGGGCTCGAAGTGGCAACGCCGCGAAGCGGAGCGCGAGGGCCGCGACGTCGAGCTGGGGCTCGCCCCCACGAGCCGTCCCGAGCTCGAGGGCGTGGACTACTGA
- a CDS encoding NADH-quinone oxidoreductase subunit J produces the protein MLAFAALATVMLVGAIGVVTLRQPVHAALSLVGTLLALAVAYVQLNAGFLAAIQVIVYAGAIMVLFLFVIMLLALDGDAPPANLAWLRPAAWGAGGLAVVALLAVLLRDPLGPAAPAAIAEVFAGSGVGGVADQLFGRFVLSFHLVGVLLLTGVVAAVGLVQRKAGQAAEARARAGQAGAVPPDAPPLPGREPVEA, from the coding sequence ATGCTCGCCTTCGCCGCGCTCGCCACCGTCATGCTCGTCGGGGCGATCGGCGTCGTGACGTTGCGCCAGCCGGTGCACGCCGCGCTGTCGCTCGTCGGTACCCTCCTCGCGCTCGCCGTCGCGTACGTGCAACTGAACGCCGGCTTCCTCGCCGCCATCCAGGTCATCGTGTACGCCGGCGCGATCATGGTGCTGTTCCTCTTCGTCATCATGCTCCTCGCCCTCGACGGCGACGCGCCCCCCGCGAACCTCGCCTGGTTGCGGCCCGCCGCGTGGGGTGCCGGCGGCCTCGCGGTCGTCGCCCTCCTCGCGGTGCTGCTCCGCGACCCGCTCGGGCCCGCCGCCCCCGCCGCCATCGCCGAGGTGTTCGCCGGAAGCGGCGTGGGGGGCGTCGCCGACCAACTCTTCGGGCGGTTCGTGCTGTCGTTCCACCTCGTCGGCGTGCTCCTGTTGACCGGCGTCGTCGCCGCCGTCGGGCTCGTGCAGCGCAAGGCCGGGCAGGCCGCCGAAGCCCGCGCCCGCGCGGGGCAGGCCGGCGCCGTCCCGCCCGACGCGCCGCCCCTCCCGGGCCGCGAACCGGTGGAGGCGTAA
- the nuoK gene encoding NADH-quinone oxidoreductase subunit NuoK, whose translation MFEPVPPSYWVALSALLFAAGAVGVLTRRSAILVFLSVELMLNAANLSLVAFANQWADAGAAVAMSGQTVVFVVLAIAAAEVAVGLGILVAIFRDRASTDVDVLSEVRA comes from the coding sequence GTGTTCGAGCCCGTCCCCCCCAGCTACTGGGTCGCGCTGTCCGCGCTGCTGTTCGCCGCCGGCGCCGTCGGGGTCCTCACCCGCCGCAGCGCCATCCTGGTGTTCCTCAGCGTCGAGTTGATGCTGAACGCCGCCAACCTCTCGCTCGTCGCGTTCGCCAACCAGTGGGCCGACGCCGGCGCCGCCGTCGCGATGTCCGGCCAAACGGTCGTGTTCGTCGTCCTCGCCATCGCCGCCGCCGAGGTCGCGGTCGGCCTCGGCATCCTCGTCGCGATCTTCCGCGACCGCGCCAGCACCGACGTCGACGTCCTTTCGGAGGTGCGCGCGTGA